The DNA window TTGCGCTCGGGCTGAGTGACGGCTTTGAGCCGTGCCAGAAACAGCTTCGAAGCGTTCACATACTGGAGCTTGATGCGGAAGTGCCGGCCAAAGACTTCCTGCACCACCTCCGCTTCGCGCCCGCGCAGCAAACCGTTATTGACAAAGATGCACGTGAGCTGGTCGCCAATAGCTTTGTGAATCAACGCGGCGGCCACGCTCGAATCCACTCCGCCGCTTAGGCCCAGGATCACCCGTTCGCCGCCGACTTTGGCTTGAATGTTCTCGACCGCCTGGTCGATATAGTTGCGCATCGTCCAGTTCTTGCCGCAGCCGCAGATGTTGTGGACGAAATTGGCTAGAATCTCGCGGCCATGCGGGGTATGGGCCACTTCGGGGTGAAACTGCAGGCCGTAGGAGCGGCCAGTTGAATCCTGGATGGCGGCAAAATCGGAGTTCTCGGTTACCGCCACGGATTTAAAGCCTTTGGGCATCCGGGTCAGTTTGTCGCCGTGGGAATTCCACACCTGAAGGCTCTCCGGGAGGTTGGCAAACAGGGGGCAGAAGCTGTCCTTCACATTGAGCATTCCTTTGCCGTATTCCCGTTTGAGGCCGGGCTCGACCTTGCCTCCGAGATAACGGGCCATCAATTGCAGTCCGTAACAAATCCCCAAAACTGGAATCTCCAAGTGAAACACCCGCGGGTCTGGCAGCGGCGCGTCCTTGTCATAGACGCTCGCAGGGCCGCCGGAGAGAATAATGCCGCTGGGCTTCAGTTCGGCGAGTTCGGCAGCCGGCGTGTCATAGCGAACGATAACGGAATAGACGTTGCATTCCCGGACTCGCCGGGCAATGACTTGGGTGTATTGCGACCCGAAATCTAGAATTACAATCTGCTCAGTCATCGGCGTGTGTAATGAAGGCTGAAGGATGAGGGATGAAGGACCAAGATTCAAGATCGGGAGCGGGCCGTTCAACCTTCAACTGGGATTGGAGGAAGGCACTCCCGGAGTCCTCATTTTAGAAGGAGGTTGTTCACAGAAGAGGCCATGTGGAACTGCGCCCTCACTGGTTCTTCTCAACTTTCACCGTGCCGGCGCTTGCGTCATAGACGAGTTTAGTCCCGTAAGGAGGCTGTGGGATTTTTGGGATGTACTTCTTCTCGACCAGCTCGTTGAGGTCCTTGGGGTTGCGCCCCTGATCGACGTTGAACATCTGGATGGCTTTGTCTAACGAGGTGACATCGACAGTTCTCTCCGCGGATTGTTGCCCCTGGGCAATGCCCCGCAGGTAATCGCCCGGCGCGTTGAGGGGGTTGCCACCCGCGGCTGGCGCATTGGTTCCCTCGGCGGATGGGCCGGCCTTTTCACCGCACCCGGCGAGACACAGCAGCAAAAGGCAGGCGAACGTCTTCATGGGAGCTTTTCGGAGCTGGTGATTCGCGTTTGGAAATAAAAGAGCCGGGCAAAACCCATGCCCGGCGTGATGACATTCCCAAAGTAATTGGATGTCCTTAATGATTGGTGCTTGGCGCCGCAGCGGCATTTGTGTCTGCCGCCGCAGGAGCGTTTGTGCTCTGACTGGTGCTCTCAGTTGATCCCTGATTGCAGCCTGCTAACATGCCCAAGAGACCCATCAATACGATAAGGGTGAATAACCGTTTCATAGTAGGCGTAACGTTTACCAAAAGTTAAAAAAGGACAAGTAAAAAGATACTCCGCAAAAACCCCCATCTTTTGCGTCCCCTAATTTAGCGCTCAAAACAGGGGGCGGAGGAACTGCTCGCAGGACGCTTCGCGCCAGAGGGATTGCTGGCATTTTTCACACCGTTTCTTACATTTGATTAACATGCTGACCTTATCGGGCATTCGCAAGGCGTATGGCGAACGGGTGTTGTTCGCCGAGGCGACCTTGCAGGTAAATCGCCAAGACCGTATTGGCCTGGTCGGGCCAAACGGGGCGGGCAAGACCACTCTGCTCTCGATTATTCTCGGCAGAGAATCTCCCGACGAAGGAAAGATCACGTCCGAACGCGGCGTTTCATTGGGCTACCTCCCGCAGGAGAACGCGCCGGTCGGGGACGAAACGGTGATCGAACTGGCAACCGGCATCACGCCCGAATACACAAAGCTGCGGCGCATTCTGAAGGCATGGGAAGCCGACCACCCGGCCGAAACCGCGCATCCGGAGGAAATTCACGACGATGTCCATGAGCGGTTCAATGAGCTGGGAGGCTACCGTTTGGAGGCAAAGGCCAAGCAGATTTTGGCCGGACTGGGTTTCCGTGAGAAGGATTTCGAGCGGCGGGCAGGTGAAATGAGCGGTGGCTGGGTCATGCGCGCGCACCTGGGACGGCTCCTGGCGCAAGAGCCGGACCTGTTGTTGTTGGATGAACCAACCAACCATCTGGACCTCGAGGCATTGCTTTGGTTCCAGGAGTATCTCCAACAGTACCCGGGCGCGATTCTTCTCATCTCCCATGATCGCGAGTTCCTCAACCGGGTGGTAGGCAGCATCGTCGAGATTCGCCAGAGCAGCCTGATTCGCTATCGTGGCGGATACGACGATTATCTCCAGCAACGCGAGGCCCACGAACTGCAGCTCCTGGCCGCTTTCAAGCATCAGGAGCGGGAAATCGCGCGGCTGATGGAATTCGTGAACAGGTTTCGGGCCAAGAACACGAAGGCCTCCCAGGCCCAAAGCAAGCTCAAGCAGATCGAGCGCATGGAGAAGGTCAAGGCGCCTGTCAACGACCAACGCGAGATCGATTTCCAATTCCCCCAGCCCCAACGCAGCGGCCGGCGTGTCATCAAGCTCGCCGCGATTCACCATGCCTACGGCGAGAACATCGTCTATTGCAACCTGGATTTTCAAGCCGAACGCGGCCAGCGGATTGTGCTCGTCGGCCCGAATGGAGCCGGGAAATCGACGTTGCTGAAGATTTTGGCCGGCGTCATCACGCCGCAAAGCGGCGAGCGCGCGCTGGGCCATAACGTCAAGGTCGGCTATTACTCCCAGTACCGGGTGGACATGTTGCGCCCCGAGCGAACGGTGTTCGAGGAGGCCCTGGACACACCCCAGCGGGTGACCGAGCAATTTGTCCGCACTTTGCTTGGCTGCTTTCTTTTTCGCGGTGACGATGTTTTCAAGAAGGTCAGCGTATTAAGCGGCGGTGAGAAGAGCCGGCTGGCGCTGGTGAAAATCCTGCTCGACCCGCCGAATCTGTTGCTCATGGACGAACCTACAACACACCTGGACATGTCGAGCATCGACGCGCTGGCCTACGCCCTGGATCAGTTTGCCGGCACACTGATTTTCATCAGCCATGATGTCTATTTCATTCGGGCTCTGGCCAACCACGTGGTTCACATCAACGCTGGCCATCTGACGCGTTACCCGGGCGGCTACCAGTATTATCTTGATAAAACCAAAGCGGCTTCCGAACGCGCAGCCCTAACAGCGAGCATTACAGGACAGGTTCTCCCTAACCAGAAACTTTCCGGCAAGCAAAAAGGCAATGGTGTTGCCAACGACCTCGTTGCAACCACTTCGCGCAAAGAACAGAAACGGCTCGAAGCCGAAGGACGCCAGGCGCGGTCGCGTCAACGCAAGGCGCAGCAGCAGGTCGTGCATGAGCTTGAAAAGGAAATCGAGGGGCTCGAAGCGCGGCAGGCGGAACTCGTCGCGGAGCTGGAGAAACCGGAAACTTATGATAAGCCGGGAGCAGCCGTGACGGTAAACCGGGAGTTGTTGGGCGTGCAGGAGCAACTCGCGCATCTCAATCCAAAATGGGAAGCTGAGGCAACCCGGCTGGCGGAAATGGATGCTTAGTTCAGCCGCTTGCTGCGCGGCTTTTGTATTCGTCAAGAATAGGTGCTGTGGCGAGGGCGCCGCACCGGCTGGCGCCCAAGTCGCCTACGCGCATCAAGCCATCAAGGCTGCGCGCGCCACCGGCGTGCCTTGACCTGAACCTTTGCAGAAACGCTGGCTCGCATCAATTTCAGGTCGTGCCCTGTGGCCCTTTGATAGCGGTAGGTGCCGTCCTGGCCTTTGACAAAGCGATACCGCGTGGCTTTCCTAAATTTAGAAATAGGGAGCCAGACCCTGCCGCGCCAACCTCAGCGCCCTGCGCCGTCCGTCGAGGCTTTTGCCAAACGTATCGTCCTCAACCTCGACGCAAACCGGCCCGCTATAGCCGACTTCGTAGAGTGCGGCCATAAACTTCGCCCAGTTTATGTCGCCCAGGCCGGGAATGCGCGGGGTGTGCCACTCGCTTGGAAATGC is part of the Verrucomicrobiia bacterium genome and encodes:
- a CDS encoding ABC-F family ATP-binding cassette domain-containing protein, giving the protein MLTLSGIRKAYGERVLFAEATLQVNRQDRIGLVGPNGAGKTTLLSIILGRESPDEGKITSERGVSLGYLPQENAPVGDETVIELATGITPEYTKLRRILKAWEADHPAETAHPEEIHDDVHERFNELGGYRLEAKAKQILAGLGFREKDFERRAGEMSGGWVMRAHLGRLLAQEPDLLLLDEPTNHLDLEALLWFQEYLQQYPGAILLISHDREFLNRVVGSIVEIRQSSLIRYRGGYDDYLQQREAHELQLLAAFKHQEREIARLMEFVNRFRAKNTKASQAQSKLKQIERMEKVKAPVNDQREIDFQFPQPQRSGRRVIKLAAIHHAYGENIVYCNLDFQAERGQRIVLVGPNGAGKSTLLKILAGVITPQSGERALGHNVKVGYYSQYRVDMLRPERTVFEEALDTPQRVTEQFVRTLLGCFLFRGDDVFKKVSVLSGGEKSRLALVKILLDPPNLLLMDEPTTHLDMSSIDALAYALDQFAGTLIFISHDVYFIRALANHVVHINAGHLTRYPGGYQYYLDKTKAASERAALTASITGQVLPNQKLSGKQKGNGVANDLVATTSRKEQKRLEAEGRQARSRQRKAQQQVVHELEKEIEGLEARQAELVAELEKPETYDKPGAAVTVNRELLGVQEQLAHLNPKWEAEATRLAEMDA
- the guaA gene encoding glutamine-hydrolyzing GMP synthase, with the translated sequence MTEQIVILDFGSQYTQVIARRVRECNVYSVIVRYDTPAAELAELKPSGIILSGGPASVYDKDAPLPDPRVFHLEIPVLGICYGLQLMARYLGGKVEPGLKREYGKGMLNVKDSFCPLFANLPESLQVWNSHGDKLTRMPKGFKSVAVTENSDFAAIQDSTGRSYGLQFHPEVAHTPHGREILANFVHNICGCGKNWTMRNYIDQAVENIQAKVGGERVILGLSGGVDSSVAAALIHKAIGDQLTCIFVNNGLLRGREAEVVQEVFGRHFRIKLQYVNASKLFLARLKAVTQPERKRKIIGRTFIEVFESATRRAGRAKFLAQGTLYPDVIESVPIGGNPAAMIKSHHNVGGLPKKMRFQLVEPLKCLFKDEVRELGLELGLPREIVLRQPFPGPGLAVRILGEVTTSRLNILRNADSIVVEEMKTSGWYYKIWQSFAVLLPVRSVGVMGDERTYDYTIAIRAVESQDGMTADWVKLPAELLERLSSRIINEVKGVNRVCFDITSKPPGTIEWE